In the Arachis stenosperma cultivar V10309 chromosome 8, arast.V10309.gnm1.PFL2, whole genome shotgun sequence genome, TCATACATTTTAAGTTTCTATAATATGTTAAATTTATAGATCAACGAAACTACTTGATTGAAGAATAAAGACACCCAATAGATCTTTACTagtgaattttattttttctatagaacattttttaattttttttgtagtgtataaaaactaaaaaaattatatcattaaACATTGTAATTGACCAATCTACAACACACCCACATTTAGACTATATTTATACACTTATGGACACACTAATTCGTTGTTCCCTCAAATGAACCACAAGCTTGTTCAGTTGTTCATAATTCACTAGTGAGACATGAACTCTGCTTTTCCCAAGTAATTCGCCGCTGCTGACAATGAACTACTCGTGTGTTGTAGCCTCTTATAAGTTAGCTTCATGTAGAATATCTAGCTATATTGTTTTGGTAATTCGTTTTAGGCTCTAGcgaattatataaatttataactaGACAAAAATGCAATTGTAATTAGAACATTTGAATAATTTTGGggtgaaaatattttatttaggCAAATTGTTTAGACATTAATTATTAGGTATCAATATGTCTATAATTAACGACCAATCTTTGTCTTTACACTTTGTGTGAATAAATGAAAAAAACAGAGaggaacaaaaaaataaaaggaggagtgaatcttttgatcatatCCAAAGTATAATATACAATTAACTCAAACACTAGTCTcatttagtaaaattttttctaCTATTCGTTTTTTATGAATTCAATACTTTAGGAAAGTGTTTGTTTTAATGTTTACCATTTTAGTTTTGAAAATAAcaatttagaaataatatatgaaGAATGTTAGAGCAcaatcataatttattattttttttgttattaattaacCATCAATATTTAAAAGCAAAGGAATGCTAcgcttttaaatttcttttatgAACTAAGTCTaattaagttaaataataagACTTTGAATAATGCTAACAGTCATGCTATACATTCATGTAATTTTGTATCCAACTCCATCTAAGTTGGCCCAACACTAAAAAAACCCAATATCAATAAATGAAACGTGAAATACACACGCCCAACACACATGAAACCGCTCTTGTCCAACGCTtattcttttattcttcttctcttctcccctgcgcttcttcttcttctcccgcacttcttcttcttcttttcacaCTCGTTTAAACACGGAgagtcttcttcttcttcaccttcttcttcgtgttcctcctcctcctcgttctcctccttctttttcgcGTTCTTTTCTCTTCACGTGTTTTCTCCTTAtcgtcattcttttgttgttgttgctgtatttttttgtttttttctccttctctctttggtgaagaagcagtagaaggtgGGGAGGAAGAGCTTTGAATTGTGCAAAATAGAAATGAACCGAACATGTTATTATGGTGAAataattgtatagtactaaataggggtggcaagcggggaagcccgcccgccccgccccgccccgccccgccccgccagaAGCCCGCCCTTTGACGGGCTGGCCCGCCCCACCCCGCCTAGTGAGACGGTCCTAGAATCCTACCCCGCCCCGCCTAACTGCGGGCTGGCGGGCTGACGGGCTAAGCCCGCCAAAgctcctcttttctttttttttactattaactactaagtaatatatataatttcacaactatattaataaatttataatttctaatggcataaaaaattatattttttatattcacaaacattaaagtttttgtaattataaatatctaataaatataattataaaccaaattttcattcaaaatataagtataaatattctctccaaagaaaataaatataatccaaaacataattataaatattgtctccaaaataacataaacataattcaaaacactcaatttttatcttcatactCTTGTAAGTTAGGTTGGGGGAAGTTAGGTATTGgcaaaaaaattgcaaaaatacCCCTCACTAATAAAAACCTTAGCCcggcggggaagcccgccccgccccgccaaagcccGCCAAAACCCGTGGTTTAAGCGGTGCGAGTTAGGCGGGCTTTTGCTATTTGGCGGTCCCGATTTTCCAGCCTAGCCCGCCTTTTTTGGCAGGTTACGCGGGCCGGCCCGGCGGGTTTaggcccgtttgccacccctagtaCTAAATGAATAgaacattatccattatataaattcaaattcgaacaactttctgcataatgaaccgaacacatactcatggtgaaacaattATATAGTACTGAATGAACAAAatataatccattatataaatttaaattcaaacagctttctgcataatgaaccgaacatatcattatggtgaaacaattgtataatACTGAATGAACGAAACATAAACCATtgtataaaatcaaattcaaacagctttctgcataatgaaccgaacacgaactcatggtgaaacaattttatagtactgagtgaacgaaacataatccattatataaaatcaaatttaaacagcttttctgcataatgaaccgaacgcctactcatggtgaaacaattgtatagtactgagtGAATGAAatataatccattatataaaatcaaattcaaacatcTTTGCCTACAATTTAcagattatcaattcaattcaattcaattcagtaCACTCCGTCCATTCAATTCGATTCAAAATTGAATAATATAAACTTCGTCAGTTTGATTCGTTTTAGAAGAATAATCCAAATCACTCTCATTCAACTGATTTGAAGTTGAGTCATTCATTGTTTCGATTCAGAAGTGCAGATcgaaaaaagtgaaaaagaataGGAAGAAGATAAATGCAACATAACGAGATCGAAAGAAAAAAACGAGAAGATGAACGTAACCAGAGGAGAACGACGAAAGTAATGCAGATCAATAAGGAAGAATGCaagcagagaagaagaagacggtTTACATCGTAGCAGAAGGTTTACATTGAGCAAAGCTTTAGGTTGCAGCACGTTATATGTAGCGCGTGTATGACAAACGAGTGAGAAGGGGAGGGAGCGCGTCTGGccaatattatttaaataacttgGATGCATTTTTTACATGGATGTAGAGCATTATTGTATTGCTAAATGctaattataacttatttttgtTATGTTAGACAAATTTGACTAGACTtggttaacaaaaaaaatttggatgtgtaatattattcttaaaaatatgagctaataatttaaattactaaactaaaaaaattaaattaataattaaaaataataataaaagaataataaattttaataattttctaaCTTTTTTTCATAATATATTTCATAATTAAGAAATAGGAGTAATACATTCTCACCATTTAAACAAGACTATCGgtaagtcaccaaaaaaaaaacaagactATCGGTAAAAAtgttaaatattataaaaagtaataaataaaatttattttagacgTCAAACTCTAGAATCAATTACTTGTTAGGTTTACAATTACTATCAGATCAATTTCTttatattctttcttttatttttcttctcttaaatgTAGAAAGTATATGTAAAAAACTCAATTATGATCTGaaaattctcttcttttttttttcctcacGAAGTCTTTTTATTAACAGGGACCAAACTTCTTTTCCTGCATATCCAAAATCCAAAATCAGAAAATCACCGGCAACTTCCGAAGCCGGTGAACCCAGTGAAGTATTCAATTGAAAGGCTCAAAAAATCAACGGAAGGTACCCTTCTTCACATTCTTTCTCTCTCCCACCTCCACTACCACCACCGTACAACACTATATAAAACCCTTCTTGACCCATACATCCATGATCCAACCAACACAAGGCCCCCCAATTCTTTTCTCATTCTTGTCaccttttcttttcatttgtGTTTTTCTCCCTCGGTATCCGTGCAAGCCTCTCGTCGCTGCAAGTCACCAAAACGCAGAACAAGGCTGCCGTTTTGGTTCTCTCCCACCCCGCACTACCCAAAATTTGCGCGCTTTTTTGACACTGTGGAAACGCTAAACGACGAACCAAAGCGCGTTAAACGCAGAATCATGAGATATTGCCTTCGTCAACTCTATCATTGTTCCACAGCTGTGTATCAGAATCACTAACATGAACATGATGACTTCAACAAAATTGGATCTGATTCCACTTCTTCTTCCTCTAAAGCCTTTCGCAATTCTCGTGTAATGTAAGTAATGCATTTTACTGTTATCTTCTTTCTATCCCCTGGAAAATTTCTCACCAAGCTAAATTGCTTTTCACTCCCTCTTCAAAACACACTCACACAGTACTTCTTGAATTGCAGAAACTCCACTACTCAGCCGCTTGCTGAAAAGTGAAAACAGAAAGagctcaaaaaaaaaaaaagaaaaaaaaaactcaaggACGAAAAGAATGGGAAAATCAACAGGGAATGGTAAAGATTGGGCGCAGATCTACGCGATCTACGGCATGGAGCAGTGGCAAACCCTAATCATATTATTATGCCAAGCGATCCTCTTCTCAGTGATGTCGGTGCTGTATCTCATCTACTTCGACCGAATCTGCGTCTCATTCGAGCGTCTTCTCTCCGCCGCCGCAGTTCCACGTGGCTCGGCTCGCTTTGCCGCAGGCTTAACTGGCTCCGCCACTGCACTCCTCGCTCTCTGCCTCTTCTTCGCCGCCGCAAACTTTTTTTATTCCGCCCTACCACTACACCATCGGATGGCTCACCGCATCGTTGCCGCCGTCTCCGACTGGTCCTCCGTCCGCCTCGCACTCGACCTCGGCTGCTGCGGCCGCGGTATCCTCCTCAACGCCGTCGCCTCCCGCCTCAAAAAAGAAGGCAGCTCCGGACGCGTAGTCGGAATTGATCGCCACCGGCGGACCACACTCGCCACTCTACGCGCCGCTGTGGCGGAAGGCGTCGCCGAGTACGTCACGTGCCGGGAGGGTGACGCACGGCGGCTGCCGTTCCCGGACAATTGCTTCGACGTGGTGGTGTCTGGCGCGTTTGTGCACACGGTCGGGAAGGAGCACGGTGTGAAGACGGCGGAGGCTGCGGCAGAGAGGATGAGAGCGGTGGCAGAGATGGTGAGGGTATTGAAGCCTGGTGGGATGGGGGTTGTGTGGGACCTGGTGCACGTGCCGGAGTATGTGGCCAGACTCCATGAGATGAAGATGGAGGATGTTAGGGTTTCGGAGCGCGTGACGGCGTTCATGGTCAGCAGCCACATCGTCACTTTCCGGAAACCCAGCCACCTCGTTCAGGGCCTTGCCGCCGATGAGGTTCGCCTGGATTGGAGATTATGCTAATGTGGCATGCTGATGTGTCACAATCGATtcttaaaatagaattttaatgGGTTGATCCGGTTTAAATCGAATCCAatccaatcaaatcaaattactGGATGGACTTCAGAGTTCAGACCCTGCTAATTTACATCATATATacatagataaaaaattatatatatgtaaacaTTTTACACTAAGGAGTgtattttttccttttcttttttttttttttttaccatatatatatttttctaattgtTGAGTTTTGGTGGGTATGGGAAGGTGGCTGGCGAGGCGAAGTCGACCCAGATATGGTATTGTTTGGAAATTAAATGGAGTTAGTAGTCATAGTCTATAAGGGGGAAGGTAGAGAGATATGTAATAATTTGGGGAGTTACTTTGATATTCTGTCATATTTGGTAAATGATGGAAATGGTGACTGATTTTTGTAAAGTTACTTGCAAATATATGatgttgatttttatcaacaGCAATGAAATATATGGCATATGATGTAGTTTATGGTAGTATTTCTGTATTTGATTTGTTTATTACTATGTTAGTGAAATTTGATTTATGAAGGTAGATGCAATAATTTATCTATCACAGTTAGAAAAGCACAATTTGTTAAGAGTGTTAGTGCTAATTTGATGATTCTAGATTTGAAGTTTTTAAGTTGGTAAAAATCTTTTTGATGTTTTCAAGTTTTACATATTGTGTAAGTAGTAAAACTCAAAGGTGTTTGTTTTGTCGTGTATTTCTCAGTTTTTGATACAAGTGAAAAGTTTTTTGACCAAATTGACAATGGGATTTATTAGAGTATTAATTTATCACTACAAGGAAAAAAAAAGCCTTTGATTGTGGTTGAATTGTAGGAGATCAAATTTGATTAGTTGCTTTCCGTTTGAATTTTTAGTCTCACTAAGGTGTCACtgtcttttctttatttctttagTGATGCAAGTTTCTTCCCTCCATGTGATGCTGGACTAAATTGAAAAAAGTTGAAATAAACAGGATTGAATAGATGgatggaaaaataaaagtagGTGGTTAGtgatatttctttcttttccagTACAGTTCCAACTTAGTGCGTGGACGGAGGTTGTGAGAGAGGGATTTGATATGATGGAGTGTAACTTGTTATTTGTTGGAGAGTCATAATCCTGTGAATTTATATGGTGAAGCATCTAACAAATGTTCTTCAAGAATTTGTTTGTTGCAACTGTGAGTTTGTTAGTAGTTGGCTGTGTTATTAGCTATGGCCTAATtactaaacaaaaaataaaaaaagatttttccTATAATTTAACTATATAGTCTTAGTTATCTTGGGTAGATATAAACATTTTAGTCTCAATATTCAATTTCATATATAAGATAAAATagctcataaattaaaaaaaaagtattatatACTTctcttttgtatattttttttaataataaaaataaaaaaataaaaatttgtcttttatgcaataaaagaaaagcatataaaaaaaattgtgtacAAAGAGTAGTGCAAAGatccttttcttttcattttataataacaaatttgtttccaatattttcttttttaaatggTTGGGTTAGCTTTTATGTACAAAAtcatattttagtaaataattaacatatCTTTTTACCTAATATTAAATTAGAAGTCTACTaccttattttaaaattgttttcttCTATTGCAGTCTTAAAAATGCTTAGTAATGACTACATGTACATGTGTCAAAACTGGACCTTTGATTGAGGGAGAAAAAAAACAAGAGATTAAATTCACTCTTCTAAATATTTTGTACAATGAATAATAAATCTATGTAACTAACGTACCCCCTTCTTCAAAGTTACTTGTATTGTTTCATACGTAATTGTAGCAGTTAATTGAGCAATTTTACTTAAACATGAGCTCATGGCTGTGGGGATGTCACTTTAAATAAGAAATTGCTTGAAATGTACTTGTTTGGCAAATTATGCTAACATGGCTAATGGATTCATAACTGATTTCTTAGGTTCTTTCATCCCAAAGCCTTAGTTtactttgtttttgttttatattgTTGCTTTGTTACATATTTAATGTTTGCTAGCTTCTTGCTTTCAACCTCACTCAGTAAGAACATTAGATATAGTTTTTATATCAtttccaaaaaaatataaaataaaataaataaaatattaataataataaataaataaaatttgtttgatgaatgaataaataaattataaaattattaattatagtaaCAGGAGGACCACATGGTGCATGTGCAATTGATGAGTTCTAATCCTGACACAAGAAGAGTATTGGGCCATCCATCAATACATGCTCTATTCCAAAATCAAAGCCTTGCTTTCCTTTGTTAGGTTCAATCAATGTGGATATATATCTCTTTATAAACATGTTCATGATTTATCCATATCTTAAAAAGTTATAAGATCCCTCATGGTAAATAAAATGGAGAAAATTGAGGGTCAATATTTTTTGGTTAAAACGTTTAATTGGTGTTGATTCGAATACAAGATAGGACATAATAGAATTTTGGTAGGTAgagaataatttttataaataatgtaaataataggatctaaaattaatttaataaaataaaaaatattctatctttaaattatatcttaaattttaatattataataattatctGTATACctaataaattgaatatttaGTCATTGTTAATTGTATATGAGTAAATCGAATCAAAAGAAATAATcatccaattaaaaataatgaagaTAATCATTTGCATACCTATTGAATTAAACATCCGACatatctattatttatattgtttaGTATTCTCATTGTTTACTTATACTTTTCTGACATAATAATATTACCCCATttgtgatattttttattatatattttgcattaatttataaaaagtaattaatattattaaaacaaGAGTgacaatatttattttctataagataaatgtaaaaaataataattactaataTTTCTTGATAAAAATTGTGATAAGAATTCTGCAGTCTCTATCTCTTCcacgaataataataataataataaaagatcatTAATTTGGATCTTACTATTATGTATATGTATTAAAAGTTTCAAGTAAGTAGCATGGAAAGTGTGTCACTTTTAGAATTATAGACCAAACTGCAAAACAGCAAAAGTGCTTTGCCATTAAGTTTTTCACAATTGGACCAAAAACATTGAAAATTCTAATTAGGTTCAGTTACGGTAGAATAATAAATTAGACATTGAATATATATGGTAGAAAGGGCTAGTTTCTTGCCTTAGGATTCAATTTTCCCGTTGGAACAGAGTACACATATttataaaattcataaaattgatataaaattaaattgaatttataCAATCAGATTATTATAGCATACGATACATTAGTTTATCTTGGGGCAACTGTTCTTAATATATAACAATATATCTTTCAAATTGTCCTCAATAAAGCTATTATCATAAATAAAACTACTATCTTTCACACTTGTTATCTAAAGAAAAACATATTGTctatatgttatatatattgATCCTTAATTAGAATGAATCAATCTTCTTTAGCCGTTTATATTTTCACATGTCGTTAAATATGGGTCAGctaattttttcaaataaaattttaaaaaattactaagaCAAACATATAGCAAGAGAATTGATTTGCTCTAATATTCCCCTGAAAATTTCTAATGTTACATACGACTCTGTTAATGTCGAGAAAATTTATTGGGTCCAATAAAGAATGATTAGGTCCAAACAAAAAGGAAAGGCCCACAAAACCCCATCCATAGACATGGAAAATGTTAAATTCTGGCATGAGATGAATTATTTATGTTATCCTAGCGTTTAAATTAGTACAAACAGGACGGTCctataaaaatgaaaattttgatCTGCATCATGTGCAGTGcaggggaagaagaagatgaagaaaaagcCGTACACTATTTGCCAGTTTTGCATCCTGGCCTTCTCCCTGAGCAGCTGCCACTTGTGGCTGACCAATTTGATAAGCCATGTCTTGATCATAATATACAACAGTTACTTATGTTTGCTAtgtaacttaaaaaataaataaatgactaatattttaaataagtcTTTAAGGATTTGGTAGTCTAATAGATTTGTTcctcaaaaaaattaattaagtctCTAATTGTTAAAATTGTTAGATATATGTTATATATGTCTTTAGTCCAAATTTAACTGATTAATCGAACACTCTCTCTCTTATGTGGAGATGATCAGTATGACGTATCAGGTTTAACGCTATGTGTCGCTTCCAAGACACATTGATCCCTGCACACATGGCTAAAACGATGTTGTTTAAGTGCTTCTCTAAATGATGTCGTTTTGAGTGGGACAGAATAGTCCCCAACCTTTCTCCTGGAAGTGTTATAAAACGACAGTGTTTTTAATGAGGATCTACTATAAAAACGCACGTCCTTTTCCTTTCTCTCATTGAAATTATCTGAAACCCTAAACCCTCACCCAAATTTTACAAGGTAATTCTTCATCTTCCTCAACTCTATTAACGTTGATTGAAGTCTGTAACAGTGGTTTGACAGCGACTGGTTGGTGACGGTGGTGTGTCGTGCATATTGCCATTGTTGGAGGTAagtttactaattttttttctgaaTTAAATTGGAGGTGAAGATTGAAGTATGACGAACATGCATGTCTTGTGTAGGGTAGATCAAAGATAGTGTGTTGTTAGTATAGGTTAAGTCAGAGTTGTAAATTGATTTAGGTTGTGCCATTTCATAATAATGTTAACAATGTCGATGCTAAAAAATTGGATTCTGTTTTAATGTTGTTGTAATGTGTTTGTTACTTATTTAAGTTATgatagatttttattttttgatatttagATGAGTGAAGACGTGGTACCTGGTGAAAGTTTTGTTAGAGACAACAAGCGGGTACTTGTGTACATCAATGGAGAAGTCAAAAAGTTTCTCCCAATGGACATTGACTTGATATGTTTCTTTGACCTGAAGAAACTTTTTTTGGACTTGGGTTACCATGACTACAAGGCAATATATTGGTATGATCCTACTTCTGCTAACTTAGAATTCGGTCTTCACCCAATTCACGGAAACAAAGATATCAGAACTCTGCAAAAGAACAAGATGCTAAATGAGGATACTAACGGATTCTACCACTATTTTGACCATGCAATGATAGAAGATACGAAGTTCattaatgatgatgatggtgttAGTGTTGAGGAGGTGGATATACAAGAGGTTAGTGCTAAGGATGATGGTGTTGACAATGATGCAAATATTAAGAGTTCTGATAGTGATGATGGGTATGAATCTACAGAAGATGCACTGTACAAGCCCCCACCTTCCAGATATGGTTTTTCGGATTCAAGTGAAGATGAAAAGTCAATTGGAGGTGGTAAGAAAGGGAAGAATAATGGGAAGAAGAAATCTCTAATGAAAACCTTGCATAAGAAATCAAAAGTTGGTAAGCTTGTTAATGGGCCAGTTGACAAGGGCAATGACAAGTCAAAAAGAACAGGCATTGGAAGAGAAGAGGTAGCTGGACCATCTGTTCAAAAAAAGAGTCATGGTGGACCTACCAGACCCAATAAGAGTGATTATGGGCCTGCTGGAATAGAAAAGGTTGTTAATGGGACTTCTagtaataacaaaaataatgcTACACCTGCTAGTGCCAATGAGACTGCATCAAAGTCCAGAAAATCTGCTACACTTGATGAAGAACTTGGTGTGGAGTTGTTACCTGAATCGACATTGAATTTGAGTATGAGTCTGAATAATTGTTGACTCCAAGACTCAAGTGATGATGGAGGAAATGGGTTTGATCAGTTTAATCCAAGTGCAGAATTTGGGGAAGTTCAATTTCAGCTGAACATGGAATTTGAGTCACTTGAACAGTTTAAGCAGGCTTTGAAGGACTTCACCATAGCAGAGGGTAAGAGGATATTTTACAATAAGTGAAGGGTCAGAGCTGCTTGTATACATGGAGAATTCATGCCTGGAAAGGAAGTGCAAAAGGTCAAGGCAAAGGCAAGAAAAACAGCTAAAGAAAATGCAAATTTAAAAGCTGCTAAGGAAGCTGGTGGAGATGACAAAGCTGATATGATAGTGGCAACAAATGAGTCTGAAGCTAAAGGTGAGAAAGACAATGATGGAGTAGTGGATAAAGATTGTGGAGCTAATGCCAATGATAGAGATACTGCCAGTGAGGTAGAAGGACAAGCTAATGCGGCAGATAATGAAAATATTGCAAATCAAGGTGAGAAAAATGGTGAATCAGAGAAGCATAATTGTCTCTGGCGTATATATTGTTCAAAGAACACATGGTCAGGTGAGTATCAAATAAAGACTTATTACCATACTCACACCCGTAGAAGAGAATTTGGCAGCAATATGTCAAATCAAAATTGGGTAGCAGAAAAGCTAAAAAAGAGATTGTTGAGTCAGCCACTTTTGACACATGTAGAGGCATGGGATCACATGAAAGTTGATTACAATGTCATACTGAATGACAAAATGTTGTACAAAAGACTTGGATGGCTAGGAAGAAGTATGTTGGTGACATGAAGGTGCAATATGAAAAGCTGCGAGACTACCTGAATGAGATACACAGGTATTCTTTGTTATGTTATTTCAAAAAGTAACACTTCCTGAGATTTCAATGATTTGAGAACATTAGCTTAAATTACTTTAACACTG is a window encoding:
- the LOC130946827 gene encoding sterol 24-C-methyltransferase erg6 yields the protein MGKSTGNGKDWAQIYAIYGMEQWQTLIILLCQAILFSVMSVLYLIYFDRICVSFERLLSAAAVPRGSARFAAGLTGSATALLALCLFFAAANFFYSALPLHHRMAHRIVAAVSDWSSVRLALDLGCCGRGILLNAVASRLKKEGSSGRVVGIDRHRRTTLATLRAAVAEGVAEYVTCREGDARRLPFPDNCFDVVVSGAFVHTVGKEHGVKTAEAAAERMRAVAEMVRVLKPGGMGVVWDLVHVPEYVARLHEMKMEDVRVSERVTAFMVSSHIVTFRKPSHLVQGLAADEVRLDWRLC